acctggcagggactgggcagtCTCAGGAGGTGAGAACAGACGTACTAAGGGCAGCTTCAGGCTTTTACCctggctgcagaggggcagagatgtgTTTGCTGAGAAGGGAGTGAGCCTCTGTTGGGAACATTTCCCTTagaggggagctgggagggggctGATTGCTTCTCATGGGATACAAAGTGGTTTTCTGGGTGAATGGAGACTGAAACTGGGATTTGGTGCCTGCTAGGAAGGTGTGAGTCTCATCTGAGCAAGAATCTTATTGATTTGAGGTGGAATACTTCATAAACTAGTCCTGACCCCTAAAGGGAGGGCTTTGACCCTTGTTTCCATGCAGCTTGTCTTGTTCACAAcctgctgcctgggctgcttAGGCGGGGGGCTGGACCGTGTGCTGGGTTTTGAGGTGCCTGCCTGGGATGCGCATGAGCAATGCAGGTACCTCATGGAGCATCCCCGTTGGAGCTGGGAGGAGGGCGGCCTTGCACTCCCACCCTGGTGTGAGTATCGTGGTGAAGCTGCAGTTCAGCATTTGTGGCTGTGAGAAGGGGAAGAGTCAGTACACAGAACAGCAGTGCCTTCATggctttctttaaaatttctcCTCAGGTCTAAGCCTCTGAGTCCTGGTGTACAGGATAAAGCTCTAAGCGTGTTTGCTCCTGCTGCATGACAGCAAAGAAGGGAATAATTTGTTTTGGCTCCTTCTCAGGAAGTAGTCTTTAAAATAGTATTGCCTCCTAGTGCTTATCCCAAATGTCTCTTAGCACCCTGGCTGTTTCAATTTTCCCTGCCTGCTGAAAATCcacctgaaaatgaaaaaagcatgAAAGCTCTGACTTGCTCCTTTCAATTTAAGCTTCTTATGTCATTTGATCCAgcaaatgctgcatttttaaatctctttttgtTTATGGATGAgtatttttggggtttgggtttttttccctttgccttgTTCCCTTCCCATTAACTCCCACAACAGGAGCAGGGATTTCCCCAGCTCTTTGAGTTCAGCATGACCAGACTCAGCATCAGTTTCACCCTTGCTAAATCTGATGTGCTTGAAGCCTCTGGGGCCAGCATGGGCCCTCACTCTGGATGGCCACTCAAGGTGGATTCAGCCAAACTGGGTTTGGGGAAAGAGTCTGGAAACCAGAGCTCATCTTATCCAAAAAGGTGACAATGCAGTGTAAGGTGGTAAGATCCTGAGGCCTTGATGAAAGTAAGAGCATGGAGTATTTTTTGGGAAAGCAAAAGGGGGGGTgaggggggggggtgggggggtgtcCCTATgtgtgccagcccagggtgccCTCACCTTGctggaaaatatatattttcctgGGCTGCTTAGTGAGGTCAGGATTGTATCCCTTTCTTTAAGTCCCTCCCAATGATTCACACAAAAATCAGGGAACATAGTACTGAGAGAgtattttattggtttttaTTTACAGTGTGGTAATTCACTAGTgtggaaaatgctgctgttagAAGTAATTTCATATGAAGCTCTTGCTGGTGTTTTGTGCTTGTAATAATGCATGAGCTTTGATCTGTGTTAGCTTGTTCTGAAGCTTAGTAATAGGAGTCTTCTTTGAATGTATCTGAGAAACCATCAAATCCTCTTTTAGCTACAAGTCAGGCAAGCTCCTAGGAGAGCAGTTTGATGGGATTGCTTCTAATTCCAACCTTTATACTCCTCTGCTGTTAAAGTAACcttgcccagagctggggcaggccCTGGGGGTTCATCCTAGGAGCCCACTCCACATGGGAGGCTTCACCACCACCTGAAGTTCTGAGCAGCTGGTGGGGAAACCATTGGTTATGGCACACTTAGAGCGTGGTAAGTAGCACAGTTAATAGATCTCAACTTCTGAGTGCACTTGGGAGCTATTCAGAGGGTAGATGGGACAGGATCTGTGTGGCCAACAAGTCTGTGAtcaccttgggacccccaaaGCCCCTCGGTCAATGGGCTGCTCTTGTGTGGCCTCACTGGTGTTCAGAAGGCTTTTCAGATAAATCACAAGAGAAGATCCCTGCCCTAAACCAGCCTGCTGTTTGCATTAGAGATAACAATAGGGGTAAACAtaaaaggaaaggcaaaggaTTAAAATCAATGGAAGTTGATAATCTGAGTATATGCAAAAATCTGGGCTAAAGAAGGGAGACAACAAACCATGGGTGGAAGTCAAAGGCCTAATAAGACAGAGAGTtgtgatggaaaaaaatggagcCATCTGTTCCAGATAAAAACTAGAGCAATCTGCTTTTACAAATAGTTTTCTTCTTctacttaaattttaaaatgctggcTAAAATGTCTGCCATTGGTTTAAATGGATTTAGGTggttaaaaaaagggaaattttgtatgttgtatttaaatttaaccatttttttcttttctcacttaaaaaaaaagattaaaccATGTTAAGAGGTACTTTTTCTTTATATGGCAGGAGTGGTGTTTGACTTTGGGCTGAGCTTTGGACAAGGAGAACAAGAGCAGAGCTCTTGATCCCATGGAAGTATTTGTACAATCTCACAGAGATAGGGTCCACCCTTGGCAATCGTTTTCCCTGCAAAAGGCAATTTTCTGGTGAATACATTATAGCTATAGAGCCAGTGCCCCAGGTCACTGCCCAGGGTTAAACCACCTCATCCTTTTCAGTGCAGCACCCCCTACACTAATAGCCATCTGTGTCTGGGTACAGGAGGAAGCCCATGAAAGTAGAATCATTGATGTTGTCAGCATAGAGGCCGTTGTTGTCCCCATTCCCATGCACCTGAAGCCAGACCTCATCCCCAGAGCTGAGGTGCAGCAAAACAGAGCCACTCGCTTGGTCAACGTTGTTGTTCTGAAACTGGTCGTAGGTGAAGATCATGGCCTTGCCATTCTTATAGAGGCTGACCTTGACATCCTGCAGGTAGACCGTCAGGTGGTAGGCAAAGTAGTAGGTGCCAGCGACGTTGCAGAGGAACTTGCCAGTGCTGGTGTCGTAGTGGCCCTGCTCGTTGTAGAAGATCTTGCTGAAGCGGATGGGGACGTTGGGGGCGGGGGGTCGCTCCGTCAGCCCTACGCTGAAGGCAGAGTGCTGGGCAAAAGCAGCATCACCCTTCTCCCCCTTCTGCCCCCTGAatccaggagctccaggaggtCCTGCCATCCCTAGGTTTCCTGGTGTGCCTGGAAAACCTCTGGGACCTGGTTCACctgggggacagagaggggactgGGAGTTGGGTTTACACTGACGGCAGCTGCTACCCACCATCCCAAAATGCAGAGGGGGCTGTGGTGTGAGGATCTGCTTAGGAGCACAGAGCTGAGGAAAGGCTCAATGACCTCAACAGTGGCCAAGAGCAGAGTCAGTGAGTGGAAAGCCTGCTCaccacccccacccctccccttGCCTATGTGCAGACCTGCTGAGACCAGCATGTCTGAAAAAACACCAGACCAAACTCTTTGACTTGGGTTTTAGAATCTCCATTCCAGGAGATACTCAAAGGTCATCTGGACAAAGATCAGGCATGAACCCACCAGACATGAAACCTGTTGGGACTGTTGCTGGGGCTACCTGTGGACCCCAGCACCAACATACTACCTGTTTCTCACCAACCTGGatctcctttttctccctttagTCCATCCTTTCCATCTTTCCCATCCCGTCCAGGGAGCCCGTTGTGGCCAGGGTAGCCAGGTGCTCCTCCCATCCACTTGGCACACGGCATTTTGGGGTCAGGCTCGTCAtcctcagcagctgcctctgtgcAGTGGGGGGCCACCAGCAGCAACAAGCACAGCAGGAAGCTTGCTGGGTCCCTCATCATTGGTTCCTGATGTGGGCGATCACTTTGTTAACTTTAAAGATTAATAGGGCAAAAAAAGTGAACAAAACCTCCCTCCTGAATAACAGAGAGGCACAGAAGGCTAAGGTTTGAGTCAGCACATCTGAAGTAAAATAGTTCTGCTCTCCCCAAGGgctcctctgcatccagcatggtgctggtgggagcTCCATGAGCCAAGCTGGGATGGGCCTGTGAGAGCACCTCCAGTGCAGAGAGGAGCAAACACCAGTTACTTCTCCAGCACTCACAGGCACAGATGTTTCAGGACTGAGCATGGCAGATGCCAGAGTATCTGTGGCTGATCTCTGTGCATAGCTCTGCTCAATTAACAATACACCTTGACTCCTGCCTGGGTGAGTGAGCAGCTGATGGAAGGTACAGATCTGGCGGAGCCTGTCTCAAACCCTCTAAAGCCTCGAATCTTGGCAGGTGGTTTGTCACTGTGTGCACAGCCCACTGGCCTGGGTTTACCTAATGTGAACAGAAACCACAGCcaggcttccagctcctctgagcCACTATATGAAATTGTGATactgttttttttccacctaaattatgtattttgtttAGGGGAAGACAAGTTGTGTAGTCTTTAGGCACTGTAGGGTTGTATCTATCTTTAATCTAGTTgctttgctgctcagagcaATTAGTGTGGCTGCCCAAAACCAGGTCGGTGGTGACACCCTATGGCCACCCCGGCTTTGTCTTGATGCTCCCAGAAATCAGTGGGAACATGTGGGCTTAGGTCAGGCTTTTAGGacacagatatttaaaaatgaCCATTGTGTGAAACTGCTCCCTAGGCAGAGTTTATACTCTGGAATAATAAAGGTATCCTGTTAGGAACATTTTAAGTGGCATAATAGGCAATAAAAAGTGAGGAACAGCATGGCCATTAGAGTCCCTTAGCTCTGTaatttccaagaaaaataatatttcagagCAATTCCTTTGTAGGGTTGATTTTCCTAGGCAAGCTATTTAAATGTCATGTTTTCAAAAATGTCTTATTAGCTCTTGTGTAAATGTTTCAAGGAAAGCTGAAGAAATGTGCTGGGTTTAGCTgaggtagagttaattttctttgtagtaGCTTGTATGGGCTGTGTTCTGGATTTGTGCTTAACACAGGGTTGATAACAGAAGGAggtttttgttactgctgagcagtgtcAAGGcttcttctgctcctcaccccaccccaccagcaagAAGTCTGGGAGTGCACAAGGAGTTGAGGGGCGACATAGCTGGGACAGTAGACCCCAACTGACACAAgagatattccataccataccATACCTTATGGCAAATTTATATGCTCCAGCTGCAAGCCAGGAGTAAGGTTGACCTGGCATTAAGCAGAGGGACCATTGTCCCACCCTGCCTGGGTCTCTGCTGGCTCAGATACATGCAGGTACCCCTCCAAAATCAGCACAGGCTGTCTGGGGACATCTAACTGCACTAAAACATGGTAGCAATCCAGAAAAATCTGCctcaaaattacatttcttgggCAGTGTGTTGCTGCTTTTGTTGGGGTTAGTTCTGCTTTCCTGTAATCATTACAAGTTTAGCAGTGTGCCCCAGAGCCAGGTCTTCTGCTGGTGCCAAATAAACCCCTCCTATAAGGTCACAAACCATGCAGGTTTGAGGAGCCCAaagcagggctgcaggaagCTTTTCTGACAGCTGCCTGGCCAGCTCGCTCTGGAAAAGAACTACTTCTATCGCTGCAGTTTGACTCAAGCACAGGTGGTTTGCTTGTTTTGAGAAGCTGAGTAACTCTCTGGCATAAGTATATCTTAAAAATGGAAGGTCTTAAGCTGTGTCTGCTAGCTCAGTTTAAACTCTGGTTTAGCTGTGACATCCCTTTactctgtattttccatttccttttggttttccaTCTCATGCTCAGCAGTGCAACATGAAATAATCTGCTATATTTGAATGTGTTTTGGACAAGAAATAGATGAACTGAGTACTGTTGGTGGCTTTCATTTATTCCCTTAGCAGCTACAATATTAAAAGCTCATATGCATTACATGAAGATTGTTCATTTACCAGCAGAAACCAGAGTATCATCTGTAAGAACAATGTCATTCCTAAATGCTATATAATTATTCAAATAATTATTCagaatttaaatttcagaatatatatatttcaatatTGTATATTCAAAAACTTCACACTTTTCTgtgcaaaacaaaactaaaaacccGTCTGTTTTCCCACTGTGGTATTTTCCTCAAAGGGTATTAACCAGGGCTTTGGCTTATGTCAcgcttttttccttttgtaattACTCGTAGCATAGTTTTTGCTGATGTTCTAGTGGTCATTTGCTCCAAGGAGCTCGGATTTTAAATCTGGGTAGGGCAGGTTTCTGATGAGGGAGTGATTTGACTCAGGCAGATGTGGGGCAAACCCAATCTTTCCTGGAGTCTTTGAGGAAAGAGGTGAATTGAAAGGTGCCTGTGCAGTACCTGCTGTTATAGCCATGTGGCTTTTCACTGTTGTTACTGACTACTTTTTGATTTAGGAGTTTTGTTCTCTAAATAGTGTTTCCAAAAAGGGGAGTATGAATCTAATGGAGATCAGCTATTCTTGGTTTAAAATACTCTCTGGCTATTCTGAGAATAACCCTAAGAAAGGAAACTTCTTGCAAACAGAAAAGTCTGTCTGTCTGATgcagccccaaagaagagaaaatccCAAACCTagtaagaggaaagaaaaaaatcatgcttACCAGCTGCCTTGAGTCCTAGCTGGCTTGCTGCAGTCTCTTTAGAGAATGAGGTCTGGCTATCGCATCGCTATCCCCAAGGGCATGGGGAGATGTCAGCTCAGACACTGCCTTTTCCATTTGCCATTGCGCATGCTGACCTAAAAGTTGggtttttccattaatttttcctGGACATCACTGAAGTTTTGGACCACTTGGGATAGCTTGTGAAGATAGCCTTACAGGGAAAAGATGGGTTTCAGAATTGGATAGGAACTGGAAGAGCAATGGTTTGCTGGAAAGCCTGTGTGACCAGAACGCTGCTTGACCAGGGCTGGGCTtctccagcacaggctcctgCTGTCTGCACATTGGAAAATGTTGTTAGCAGCTGATGGAGAAAGTGTGTCTCCAGTCCTGCAGTAATGCACTCACATGGTTTTTTCAATGTGTTAGTAAATGAATTATTGTGTGACAAGTTTTGGCTTCTCCTTTTAACTACAAGAACCACTCCTGCCTGGAGACTCCTGCCTAACCAAAGAAGGGCAAAGCTGCTCAAGGGgaaaggcagcactgggggaggGTTTCTTCTTAAGGAAGCCAAGCATGTGCCATAGCTATTGTAAATAATTGGAGTAATATCAGCCCTATGGGTGTCTTTCCGCCTATTGTGCTTTTTGGCTTCAGGTGAAAACAAAGTgtctttttccctgtgtttgtcTCCTTCCAAAACAGAGGTAGAACCTTAGTGAGCAGAGgcttttctctgcagctgttCCAGGGCAGTTCAGCATTAGCTAGATGGGACCTTGGCAAACCTGGGCTCCCAAAACTGGACCAGGAAAAAATAGTGTGATGTGTGTTGTTGCAACTGGGCATGGGGAGCTGGTGTCCCTGTGAGAGGGGAAACATCCAAGTGAACGTCAGCAGGACAGCATTCTGAACTGCTGAGTTGTTATAAAGACCTGGCTATCTAGAGGGActaaaaagagagaggggagtCAACAGGAGTGAATTTTTAACCCTGAGGAGAAGGTGCTGGAGGGAGGAGCCACAGAACAACTGCATACTGCCTGCCTTGTTTTGGTCAAGTCGTTGGTCCAGcatttgaagaattttttttttttttttatgatgttTTTCCATGCAATGTTGAAACTTAAAACAGTCTCTCATGCAACCCCATGAGAGGGGGTAAAATGTGACAGTAATCTAGTTTAGTCTGTTTTGttataaatgtaattttctagTGTCATGTGTGcatttgtgtatgtgtgtgatgTCAATGTTTCTGTCAAAGTCTCCTGAGCAATGAATGGAGCAGCAGGATCTCGGAACTGAAATTGGAACTGTTTTTGCAGTAGAGCGAGAAGTTttcagctgcccctgccccaggtgtgAGCAAGACAAGGCTGGTGTCCCTGCCAATTCTCGGCTTGAACCCCAAAATACATGATTGGGGTATTTGTTAGGCTGTCAGGATTTGAGATTTGGACCTGAAGCGTTCAACAGGTAGTGCTGCAATTACCTCATGGTCTTTCAATTCAGTTGCTAGGGAAATACCAGTGACAAACCTTTCAGTGGTCCACCAAACATCTTTCCAAAGACTATTCCTGCCTCCTAGAAGAGGAGTGAAAGTTTATCTCTGGAAGTACAAGCAACTGATGCAAACCTTGGCACACTTGCTTGCGGTTATGTTGTACTGTACACTTAGTTTTCAGAGTGGTGCTGGCTCCTGTTCCCGCTGCAGAGGGAGACACTGTACCATCCAGAGAACTGTTCTGGCTGTGTGATAGGAAAACATTTAAAGTGCCTTTGTCTCTGCCTGGTGACAAGCAATACCTGTCACCAAATGTTGGCCGGCCCACcacagctgtggtgcccagggaggggcagcagctctggtgggGACTGGGGGGTGTTTTGCCACAGAGAAAGCTGCTGCTCACAAGTCCTGCAATACCTTCTCTGCTTTGCCCCGTGGTCACTGTGGGACATGCTGCCTGTACCTCACTTGGCTACAGACCTTGTGCTGAGCCTGGAtgtgttttctctctcagaGCTGATGCAAAGCCACTCAATATGGAAAACACAAAACTGATTTGATGGATTGTGGCTCGCAGCTTTCactaagaattaaaaataagcacAAGGTTATATTTAGACATCTGTAAACAAGGATAAAGTAGAGCAGGAGGCTCATTATCAGCTGTGCTCCGCAGCACAATCCTGATCCCAATCCCTGCTGGTGGTGTTGAAGGGGTAGGAAACTGCTTTGGttgcagggaggttggaatgCCTGCCTTGGCAGGAGGTTGGTGGCTTCCCAGGCCAGCCTGGCCCCATTGGCAGGATCTGTGCCTTGGGACTGGGGCAGGAGCCCTCAGCTGTCCACTGCTGTCCTCCTCCAGGAGGATTGAACCAGAACCACCATGGAGCAGAGTTCATGGGAACCTTTGCTCCATTTGTTGTCCCTTCCCAAGGCTGCTGTTCCCCCCTCCAACCCTGGAGCTGGGGCTCCTCCGCTGGGATCTGTCCCTTGCTGTGCTCCAATTCACTGCTCCTCTGGGATGCCAGGCCGTTCCCTTGTCTTTCCTCTGGCCCTGGATACCGCATGTCCCAGAAACAACACACGTTCCCCACTTAGCTAAAAATGGCAAGAACTGTTTTTGCTGTCCAGCAGTCTGGCTGGCAGGCTGCTCCGTGCTATTCTGGTGCTGCCCGAGGCCATGCACCCTGGAGGGTCCGCAGCCTCCATCCCAGGGCACTGCGGGCTCCATCCCAGGGCACTGTGGGCTCCatcccagggcactgcaggcagctccagccaagTCTACTCGTGTGGCCAGCCACGCAGCCCCACAGGCAGCTGCATGAGGTGCAAGACAGTGGTGAGTGCTGAGGGGCCAACTCCAAgcaaaaagcagtaaaatggCCTTTAGTGCAGGTGCTGCTCTCCGTGAGCCCCCAAGCCACAAACTGCAATTCCCGGTGATCCCACGCGTAGTTGTGTGCCCAAAGCCGCCTCTGTACAGCTTTGTACTTCCCTCTAGTGGCTAATTATTATTGGGAAGAGGAGCTCTCCCTGCGGCAGGCAGAAGGATGTCAGACTGGTCCTGCATGCCCTCGGAGGCTGTTCAGCCCCTTCTCCATCAGCCTGGCTCCCGTGGGATCCCCTGTGCCTTGTGCAGCATGGCATTGGGCTGCTGTGCCATTCATGTCCCTGTGgtgatggcagggaggcatcaGAGTCATCAGCACGGCACGGGGTGCAGCCTTTCCTGCTACGAATTTGTGGACGCCGATGCTCCCATTGGATTTCTCTACAGGAGTGTAGTGCATTTaggtgctgggacaggcaggccTGGCAGCAGTACCCAAGGCTGGCTGTGTGGGTGCACTGTAGGTCGGGCCAgcctgcaggagggggcagTGTCTCTTTGGGGCCATGTGGAAGCCCAGCTGGGCTGTACACGGTGTGCTGCTCGCCCAAGGCGATAGTAGTGTGGGTCAGGGCATGGGGGACAGGAGGGCTCTGAGTGCTTGGCACGGGGATGCTGAGCCAGCATTTTGGGTCCACCAGAATccagcagggagaaggaaaCACCCCCCACTTGGTGGGCTGGGGGGACCCCTGGCCTGGCTGAAGGACCACGGGACCCATCACCACCCTCCGCCTTTGCTGGATGGATCCAGCCGCTGCTCGGCACTGGGCATACCGATTTCCCGGCCCATTTCACAGGGACAAACGagctcttttcttccctgtgatggACAGCTCGGACAGAACTGCTCCTTGCCAGGCTTCAAGCAACGGAATGTTACTCTTCTTGGTGATTACAAATAAACTTCCCTGGCCTCGGGGGATCGCTGCTTGGCTGCCGGCGAGGGATCTTGGCGCGGCAGGGTTTCTCATGCCGAAAGGGGCATTGAGACACATTTGTCCAGGAAACAGAGCCCTGCAAATACTTCTCAAAgctccttttattaatgttatAGCTCTTCTCAGGGCGCTTGTTTCTGCATCGCAACTTCAGGGTGCTGCTTTGGCCTCCCCAGGCGGGCCAGGGAAAGGCAGCCAAGGCACCGGAGATGGGGTTTTGTACAACTTGCATCCACCTTCCGTCTGCTCCCACGCCAGCCCGCAGCTGAGCCAGGTATTGGCTGCTCtcagcacagcctgtcctgtttTGGGGCTCATTCTAGGTTGGGGAGAAACCGGACAGAGCACAGAGTAACAACCCCAGTGATCTGGTATGCGGAGCACTCCCTTGTGACATGCCCTGCCAAAACAGCCTCCCCAGAGTTCACTCCCAGCCGTGATCGCGTCTTTCCGAGAGTAAGGACACCTGAGAGTACACCTCTGCCTTGCTCTCCCCTTCAGCTCAGTTCCACGGGCTGAACTGTTAGTGAGCTGTTTAATGAGATTTCCACGTCTCCATTAAAAcgagcagctcagctcaggcaAGGAAGGAGAGCTTGCAGCTGATAACCACGCAGTCCCCCGAAGCCTACTTGCGTTCATCGGCAACACATTTTTACAAAGTAGAGGAATTATTTATTAGGAGAGCGTTTCTGAGTCATCCGGGCAAGAAAAAGCGCGCTTTCCTTCGCACAGAGGAATCACCACAGCCAGCCCCTGCGCCGCTTGGACAATAGATGGTGCTCACCGAC
This is a stretch of genomic DNA from Pithys albifrons albifrons isolate INPA30051 chromosome 11, PitAlb_v1, whole genome shotgun sequence. It encodes these proteins:
- the ADIPOQ gene encoding adiponectin — protein: MMRDPASFLLCLLLLVAPHCTEAAAEDDEPDPKMPCAKWMGGAPGYPGHNGLPGRDGKDGKDGLKGEKGDPGEPGPRGFPGTPGNLGMAGPPGAPGFRGQKGEKGDAAFAQHSAFSVGLTERPPAPNVPIRFSKIFYNEQGHYDTSTGKFLCNVAGTYYFAYHLTVYLQDVKVSLYKNGKAMIFTYDQFQNNNVDQASGSVLLHLSSGDEVWLQVHGNGDNNGLYADNINDSTFMGFLLYPDTDGY